CAAAAGTTTCGAAGGAGTTCCTCAGGTAGACTATAGCATTAGTATTGGTGGAGATGGTACCTTGCTGGAAACAGTAACACACGTTGGTAAGAGCGAAATACCAATCTTAGGAGTCAATACCGGGAGGCTGGGCTTTTTGGCTACTGTAGCGCAGGATCATATTGAAGAGGCAATAGACCTGCTTTGCAGGCAAGAGTTTTATAATGATCACCGCACTTTGCTGAAGGTAGAGGCCAAAACACCGATAGCAGAAGGTCTCAACTTTGCCCTTAATGAGTTTACGGTCATCAAAAAAGATACCTCTTCTATGATAATTGTACATGCCTATATAGATGGCATGTTTTTAAACTCTTATTGGGCAGATGGGTTAATCGTATCAACACCTACAGGTTCTACAGGTTACTCATTAAGCTGTGGTGGTCCGGTAGTATCTCCACAATCAAGCAACCTGATAATTACGCCAGTAAGTCCTCACAACCTTACGGTGCGTCCTTTAGTGGTTTCTGACGATAGTGTGATCACCTTAAAAGTAGAAAGTAGGAGTGAAAACTTTTTATTATCTTTGGATTCAAGGTCTTACACAATTAATACCTCTACTGAGTTAACACTCCAGAAGAGTAGTCATAAAGTAAAGCTGGTTAAATTTAGTGACAATGACTTCTTAAATACTCTGCGGCAAAAACTCAACTGGGGGTTAGATGTAAGAAATTAATTTTGATAGAGTTTGCCTTCAGAGTAAATTACTGTATCTAACAGTTTAAGTTTGGATCAAGTGCTAAAGCATATTCAAATGCAAAAAATTTATAAACTAACCTGTCTGCTCTTTATTTTCCTGTTTGTGTATGCTCAAGAGGCTGATGCACAGGATAGACGTAGAAAAAGACAATACCGTAGTCAGAACAGCCGAATGGCAAAATTTCGTGGAGACAAGCTGGTTTTCGCAAATGCCAAACAGTACCTTACCCTGGGTGTTTCCCTAAATGCCCTTAACTATTTTGGAGACATTGCTCCTAAAAGTAGTTTGTTAAGTACTGATATTGCCTTTACCAGACCTGGTATAGGTATTTCTTCCAGTGTAAGGTTAGGCTCTTCATTAGCAGTAAGAGCCGCTTTTATGTACGGAAGGCTGAGTAGTAACGATTACGAAGTTTCAGATCCAAATGATGGTGACGCTATATATCGCTATGCACGGAATTTACAGTTCAGAAACAATATCAAAGAACTTTCTGTAGTTGGTATTTACGATATATTTGAAAACCCCTACTCTGTTATCATGAGGTTAAACTTTACCCCTTATGTTTTTGCAGGTTTGGCGGCATTTCATCATAATCCTAAAGGCTTAGTGCCTGAGGAGTCTTATGTTTACGGAGAGGCCAGGAGTGTGCCTGAGGCTGGTGAGTGGGTAGCACTTAAAGACTTACAAACTGAAGGTAAGAGCTATAGCAACTTTAGCTTTAGCGTGCCTGTAGGTGCCGGTGTTAGGTTTAGAGTAAATCAGGTACTAGACCTTGAAGCTGAATTCAACTATCGCTTTCTGTTTACCGATTATCTGGACGATGTTAGTACTGACTTCGTAGACAAAGGAACTTTAAGTAGTGAGTTAGCCAAAGTCATGTCAGATCGCTCTCTGGAGCAGGTTGAGGTAGTTTCTGGTGATAATAGATTTGATGCATTGGTAAACAGTGAAAAAGTAAACACCAGTAACTTACCTAGCTACACCGGTGCAGATGGGCAGACCTATGTGCATTTACCCGGTTACGGACAAGCGGGAGCAAAAAGAGGAGACCCGAATGATAATGATATATTTGTAACAACTACCATCAGGGCAGTTTTTATGATAGGTCCGAGCCCTTTCAAGAGGTCAGGGTTCAGACGCAGATAAATTACAAGGGCTACACTAAAATGTAGCCTTTTTTGCTATTTTACCTACCGCAGTATACCAAATCTGTTTTTACCGAGTTATTAAAATAAATCAATTACTAAATAAATAAATTCACTTGTTTTACCCTGATCAGTTTGTGATGCCGAATAAAAGTAAATGTTGGGCAGGGCTATTAATTTTAATGTTTCTGCTTTGCGAAACATCCGCTTTTGCGCAAAAGAATGAGGTAGGTTTTGGTTTAGGGGCTTTCAACTATACGGGGGACCTTGCTCGCCAA
This window of the Porifericola rhodea genome carries:
- a CDS encoding DUF6089 family protein, coding for MQKIYKLTCLLFIFLFVYAQEADAQDRRRKRQYRSQNSRMAKFRGDKLVFANAKQYLTLGVSLNALNYFGDIAPKSSLLSTDIAFTRPGIGISSSVRLGSSLAVRAAFMYGRLSSNDYEVSDPNDGDAIYRYARNLQFRNNIKELSVVGIYDIFENPYSVIMRLNFTPYVFAGLAAFHHNPKGLVPEESYVYGEARSVPEAGEWVALKDLQTEGKSYSNFSFSVPVGAGVRFRVNQVLDLEAEFNYRFLFTDYLDDVSTDFVDKGTLSSELAKVMSDRSLEQVEVVSGDNRFDALVNSEKVNTSNLPSYTGADGQTYVHLPGYGQAGAKRGDPNDNDIFVTTTIRAVFMIGPSPFKRSGFRRR
- a CDS encoding NAD kinase, coding for MKIAIHGRKVNQDSLPYIKILLDTLNSKQVEIYISDILFNLLKHTTISLSACQAYKSFEGVPQVDYSISIGGDGTLLETVTHVGKSEIPILGVNTGRLGFLATVAQDHIEEAIDLLCRQEFYNDHRTLLKVEAKTPIAEGLNFALNEFTVIKKDTSSMIIVHAYIDGMFLNSYWADGLIVSTPTGSTGYSLSCGGPVVSPQSSNLIITPVSPHNLTVRPLVVSDDSVITLKVESRSENFLLSLDSRSYTINTSTELTLQKSSHKVKLVKFSDNDFLNTLRQKLNWGLDVRN